In Candidatus Margulisiibacteriota bacterium, the genomic stretch GCAAAAAATTGCAAAGGAGTTGTTGTAAAATGGTTAAAGTTAGCAAATGGGATTTTGCGGAATTCTTGAAAACCGAAGCAGACATAAAAGTTTATTTGGAAACCGCTTTTGCAGACGGTGATCCGGCGGTTATTTCCGCCGCGCTGGGCACAGCAGCCAGAGCGCGCGGAATGAGTAAAATCGCTAAAAAATCTGGAATAAACAGGACAAGTCTTTATAGGGCTTTAAATAAAGACAAGAAGCCGTATTTTGAAACTATCTCCAGCGTAATCCATTCTCTTGGTTATAAATTAGCTCTAGCGCCGCAA encodes the following:
- a CDS encoding putative addiction module antidote protein, coding for MVKVSKWDFAEFLKTEADIKVYLETAFADGDPAVISAALGTAARARGMSKIAKKSGINRTSLYRALNKDKKPYFETISSVIHSLGYKLALAPQ